The Nocardioides humi genome includes a region encoding these proteins:
- a CDS encoding M1 family aminopeptidase: MPIQIWTDADGEATPGQTAYAPEAIDWLEQILGPYPFDSFGLLVVDNDSGMETQTMVTLGDTPYSLSAAVIVHEAAHHWYGDTVTPADWSDVWMNEGMAMYLQGMWEAEQEGIPIAQKMDDWAGFEPDLRAAAGPPGAYDPAQFGDGNIYYGPALMWQELRERIGDERFFEVLREWPAGRANDTADRREYVDWIEETTGEELSSFFDAWLLGRTTPERG, from the coding sequence GTGCCGATCCAGATCTGGACCGACGCCGACGGCGAGGCGACGCCCGGCCAGACCGCCTACGCGCCGGAGGCGATCGACTGGCTCGAGCAGATCCTGGGGCCGTACCCGTTCGACAGCTTCGGCCTGCTCGTCGTCGACAACGACAGCGGCATGGAGACCCAGACGATGGTGACCCTGGGCGACACGCCGTACAGCCTCTCCGCCGCGGTGATCGTGCACGAGGCGGCCCACCACTGGTACGGCGACACGGTCACGCCCGCCGACTGGTCCGACGTGTGGATGAACGAGGGCATGGCGATGTACCTCCAAGGCATGTGGGAGGCCGAGCAGGAGGGCATCCCCATCGCGCAGAAGATGGACGACTGGGCGGGCTTCGAGCCCGACCTGCGCGCCGCCGCCGGCCCTCCGGGCGCCTACGACCCGGCGCAGTTCGGCGACGGCAACATCTACTACGGCCCGGCCCTGATGTGGCAGGAGCTGCGGGAGCGGATCGGGGACGAGCGGTTCTTCGAGGTGCTCCGGGAGTGGCCGGCCGGCCGGGCCAACGACACCGCCGACCGGCGGGAGTACGTCGACTGGATCGAGGAGACGACGGGCGAGGAGCTGTCGTCGTTCTTCGACGCCTGGCTGCTCGGCCGGACCACCCCGGAGCGGGGCTGA
- a CDS encoding ABC transporter substrate-binding protein, whose translation MLHTNRTRLRRALAGTVAAIAAVAGLSACGSGDADASGDKPVLRVGVQKDGVRAVLQEAGLLDDLPYEIEWAEFTAGPPIVEAASADQIDVAWVGSAPPIFGAAADANFKIVAQVQERDQKENSILVPSGSDIADVAGLKGKKVAVGKGTSAHGLLLQALERNGLTLDDIEANYLAPADGLAAFTSGEVDAWVVWDPFVTQAIEQNDAVEITGGAPDEQGVQFEIASSKSLEEPETRKSIEHFVKLLQEAWVWAIDNADAWGDGWAAESGLAPEITRAVARNKAADFGPVTPETIAAEQALADAFFEAGELPKQIDFASIVEPGLID comes from the coding sequence ATGCTGCACACCAACCGAACCCGCCTGCGCCGCGCCCTCGCCGGCACCGTCGCCGCGATCGCCGCCGTGGCCGGCCTCAGTGCCTGCGGCTCCGGCGACGCCGACGCCTCCGGCGACAAGCCCGTGCTCCGGGTCGGCGTCCAGAAGGACGGCGTCCGCGCCGTGCTCCAGGAGGCGGGTCTGCTCGACGACCTGCCCTACGAGATCGAGTGGGCGGAGTTCACCGCCGGACCGCCGATCGTCGAGGCCGCCTCCGCCGACCAGATCGACGTCGCGTGGGTGGGCTCGGCGCCGCCGATCTTCGGCGCCGCCGCCGACGCGAACTTCAAGATCGTGGCGCAGGTGCAGGAGCGCGACCAGAAGGAGAACTCCATCCTCGTGCCCTCCGGGTCCGACATCGCCGACGTCGCGGGCCTGAAGGGAAAGAAGGTCGCGGTCGGCAAGGGCACCTCCGCGCACGGGCTGCTCCTGCAGGCGCTCGAGCGCAACGGCCTGACCCTCGACGACATCGAGGCGAACTACCTCGCCCCGGCCGACGGACTGGCCGCGTTCACCTCCGGCGAGGTGGACGCCTGGGTGGTCTGGGACCCGTTCGTCACCCAGGCGATCGAGCAGAACGATGCCGTCGAGATCACCGGCGGGGCGCCCGACGAGCAGGGCGTGCAGTTCGAGATCGCCTCGTCGAAGTCGCTCGAGGAGCCCGAGACCCGCAAGAGCATCGAGCACTTCGTCAAGCTCCTCCAGGAGGCCTGGGTCTGGGCGATCGACAACGCCGACGCCTGGGGCGACGGCTGGGCCGCCGAGTCCGGCCTGGCTCCCGAGATCACCCGGGCGGTGGCGAGGAACAAGGCCGCCGACTTCGGCCCGGTCACCCCCGAGACCATCGCGGCCGAGCAGGCCCTGGCCGACGCCTTCTTCGAGGCCGGCGAGCTGCCCAAGCAGATCGACTTCGCCTCGATCGTGGAGCCCGGCCTGATCGACTGA
- a CDS encoding ABC transporter ATP-binding protein, producing MSEIVAAAHGVRRAFGDHVVLEGIDLEIRTGEFVALLGRSGCGKSTLLRILAGIDTGAEGEVVGGREPAVVFQDPRLFPWRRVLDNVSLGLRGADPRGRAERVLAEVGLAGRERAWPRQLSGGQRQRVALARALVREPDLLLLDEPFSALDALTRISAQELVQTLVETHQPAVLMVTHDVEEALLLADRVLVMDAGGLVHDERIDLPRPRRRDHPEIVRRRAALLGLLGVDQGAPASA from the coding sequence GTGAGCGAGATCGTCGCCGCCGCCCACGGCGTACGCCGCGCCTTCGGCGACCACGTCGTCCTGGAGGGCATCGACCTCGAGATCCGCACCGGCGAGTTCGTCGCGCTGCTCGGTCGCTCCGGCTGCGGCAAGTCCACCCTGCTGCGCATCCTCGCCGGCATCGACACCGGCGCCGAGGGCGAGGTCGTGGGCGGCCGGGAGCCCGCGGTGGTGTTCCAGGACCCCCGGCTGTTCCCCTGGCGACGCGTGCTCGACAACGTCAGCCTCGGCCTCCGCGGCGCCGATCCCCGCGGTCGCGCGGAGCGGGTGCTGGCCGAGGTCGGCCTCGCCGGCCGTGAGCGGGCCTGGCCGCGCCAGCTCTCCGGCGGCCAGCGCCAGCGCGTCGCCCTCGCCCGCGCGCTCGTCCGCGAGCCCGACCTGCTGCTCCTCGACGAGCCGTTCAGCGCCCTCGACGCGCTCACCCGGATCTCCGCCCAGGAGCTCGTGCAGACCCTGGTCGAGACCCACCAGCCCGCCGTCCTCATGGTCACCCACGACGTCGAGGAGGCGCTGCTGCTCGCCGACCGCGTCCTGGTGATGGACGCCGGCGGGCTGGTCCACGACGAGCGCATCGACCTGCCGCGGCCCCGCCGCCGCGACCACCCCGAGATCGTCCGCCGCCGCGCCGCCCTGCTGGGGCTGCTCGGCGTGGACCAGGGCGCCCCGGCCTCCGCCTGA
- a CDS encoding ABC transporter permease: MSVDTAPRGLVSAGVGTPAARGPARPRRRSIALPYRLLRLLSPLILVGLWQLASSTGVLKESTFPAPGTVVETTRFLWESGQLQDAILVSLRRAALGFLLGGGLAVVLGALAGLSRLGDALVDPYVQMLRVLPLFGLVPLFIIWFGIKEEPKIYLVALFALVPLYLNLVAALRGVDRDLQEVAVSLRLSRWERLRHLYVPAVLPGALVGLRQSLGAALVALVVAEQVNAGAGLGYLINNARDFLRTDIIVVALLCYAILGLLTDAVVRVLERAAVRWREEGVSA; this comes from the coding sequence ATGAGCGTCGACACCGCACCCCGCGGTCTGGTCTCCGCCGGCGTCGGTACGCCGGCCGCGCGCGGCCCGGCGCGGCCCCGCCGGCGGAGCATCGCGCTGCCCTACCGGCTGCTGCGGCTGCTGAGCCCGCTCATCCTGGTCGGCCTGTGGCAGCTCGCCTCCTCGACCGGCGTACTGAAGGAGAGCACGTTCCCGGCGCCCGGCACCGTCGTCGAGACGACACGCTTCCTGTGGGAGAGCGGCCAGCTGCAGGACGCGATCCTGGTGTCCCTGCGCCGTGCGGCGCTCGGCTTCCTGCTCGGTGGCGGCCTCGCCGTCGTCCTCGGCGCCCTGGCGGGGCTGAGCCGGCTCGGCGACGCGCTCGTCGACCCGTACGTCCAGATGCTGCGCGTGCTGCCGCTCTTCGGGCTGGTGCCGCTGTTCATCATCTGGTTCGGCATCAAGGAGGAGCCGAAGATCTACCTGGTCGCCCTCTTCGCGCTGGTGCCGCTCTACCTCAACCTGGTGGCCGCCCTGCGCGGCGTCGACCGCGACCTCCAGGAGGTCGCGGTGTCGCTGCGGCTGAGCCGCTGGGAGCGGCTGCGCCACCTCTACGTCCCCGCGGTCCTCCCCGGCGCCCTCGTCGGCCTCCGGCAGTCGCTGGGTGCCGCGCTGGTCGCGCTGGTCGTCGCCGAGCAGGTCAACGCCGGCGCCGGCCTGGGCTACCTCATCAACAACGCCCGCGACTTCCTGCGCACCGACATCATCGTGGTCGCCCTGCTCTGCTACGCGATCCTCGGCCTGCTCACCGACGCCGTGGTGCGGGTCCTCGAGCGCGCGGCCGTGCGCTGGCGCGAGGAGGGGGTGTCGGCGTGA
- a CDS encoding LLM class flavin-dependent oxidoreductase, which yields MSLKFNWFLPTNGGDGRQVVGGGHGVDAGPAGRPVTVPYLGQIARSAEQLGFESALVPTGAWCEDAWVTTAMLSQVSDSLGFLVALRPGLMSPTLAAQMATSFQNLSRGRLLLNVVTGGESAEQRAFGDFLDKEGRYARCDEFLTVVRRLWDGETVDFAGEHVRVEGARLHQVPHKRPEIQFGGSSPAAGLVAARHADVYLTWGEPPAAVGEKVRWIRELAAQEGRELSFGLRVHVINRDTSAEAWAEADRLLSGIDDAAIAEVRAGLARSESVGQQRMLDLSGGTRDDLEIHPGLWAGIGLVRGGAGTALVGSHEEVANLIEEYHAVGIDQLVLSAYPHLEGAYWFGEGVLPVLEQRGLWKRPVAA from the coding sequence ATGTCCCTGAAGTTCAACTGGTTCCTGCCGACCAACGGCGGCGACGGTCGCCAGGTCGTCGGCGGCGGCCACGGCGTCGACGCCGGCCCGGCGGGCCGTCCGGTGACCGTGCCCTACCTCGGCCAGATCGCCCGCAGCGCCGAGCAACTCGGCTTCGAGTCGGCGCTGGTCCCCACGGGAGCGTGGTGCGAGGACGCCTGGGTGACCACCGCGATGCTGTCCCAGGTCTCCGACAGCCTCGGCTTCCTCGTCGCGCTCCGCCCGGGCCTGATGTCGCCGACGCTGGCGGCGCAGATGGCGACGAGCTTCCAGAACCTCTCGCGCGGCCGTCTGCTGCTCAACGTCGTCACCGGCGGCGAGAGCGCGGAGCAGCGCGCGTTCGGTGACTTCCTCGACAAGGAGGGGCGCTACGCCCGCTGCGACGAGTTCCTGACCGTCGTACGCCGGCTCTGGGACGGCGAGACCGTCGACTTCGCCGGCGAGCACGTCCGGGTCGAGGGCGCGCGACTCCACCAGGTCCCCCACAAGCGTCCCGAGATCCAGTTCGGCGGGTCCTCGCCGGCCGCGGGCCTGGTCGCCGCGCGGCACGCCGACGTCTACCTCACCTGGGGCGAGCCGCCGGCCGCCGTGGGCGAGAAGGTCCGCTGGATCCGCGAGCTCGCCGCGCAGGAGGGCCGCGAGCTGAGCTTCGGCCTCCGCGTCCACGTCATCAACCGCGACACCTCCGCGGAGGCCTGGGCCGAGGCCGACCGGCTGCTGTCCGGCATCGACGACGCCGCCATCGCCGAGGTGCGCGCCGGGCTGGCCCGCAGCGAGTCCGTCGGCCAGCAGCGGATGCTCGACCTCAGCGGCGGCACCCGCGACGACCTGGAGATCCACCCCGGCCTGTGGGCCGGGATCGGGCTGGTCCGCGGCGGCGCCGGCACGGCGCTGGTCGGCAGCCACGAGGAGGTCGCGAACCTGATCGAGGAGTACCACGCCGTGGGCATCGACCAGCTCGTCCTCTCGGCGTACCCCCACCTCGAGGGCGCCTACTGGTTCGGCGAGGGCGTGCTGCCCGTCCTGGAGCAGCGCGGCCTGTGGAAGCGGCCGGTGGCGGCATGA
- a CDS encoding LysR family transcriptional regulator: MRIEQLEYIDAITRHGSLRRASEHLHISQPALSESIMRLERELGVTLLDRRRSGARISRRGRDLLPHIVDAIDAVQRIRAAAREQAAAARVIHVGTVQAASSTLLIPAVRRFRAASPEVTVELRNMQQSEIFAEIAAGSLDLGLVNVLEGDDVPPDVARADLIHGRPVAVLTPDHPLAARDTLTADDLRPEPFVEMRPGYLMNRFAHRWFGPAMPEVCYTADGAELGKALVAQGIGFTLLPDFTVMGHPLEQSGMITYRAIDGEPPTVTLVACTRRGVPQPEVVRGLHAALVRRARDYTRYAAPA; this comes from the coding sequence ATGCGCATCGAGCAGCTCGAGTACATCGACGCGATCACCCGGCACGGGTCGCTGCGACGCGCCAGCGAGCACCTGCACATCTCGCAGCCGGCGCTCTCGGAGTCGATCATGCGGCTCGAGCGCGAGCTCGGCGTCACCCTCCTCGACCGCCGTCGCTCCGGCGCGCGGATCAGCAGGCGGGGCCGCGACCTGCTCCCGCACATCGTCGACGCGATCGACGCGGTGCAGCGGATCCGCGCGGCCGCCCGCGAGCAGGCCGCCGCCGCCCGGGTGATCCACGTCGGGACCGTGCAGGCCGCCAGCTCCACCCTGCTCATCCCCGCGGTACGACGGTTCCGCGCGGCCAGCCCCGAGGTCACCGTCGAGCTGCGCAACATGCAGCAGTCCGAGATCTTCGCCGAGATCGCCGCCGGCTCCCTCGACCTGGGCCTGGTCAACGTGCTCGAGGGCGACGACGTACCACCCGACGTCGCCCGCGCCGACCTCATCCACGGCCGCCCGGTCGCGGTGCTCACCCCCGACCACCCGCTGGCGGCCCGGGACACGCTCACCGCCGACGACCTGCGCCCCGAGCCCTTCGTCGAGATGCGGCCGGGCTACCTGATGAACCGCTTCGCGCACCGGTGGTTCGGGCCGGCGATGCCGGAGGTCTGCTACACCGCCGACGGCGCCGAGCTGGGCAAGGCGCTGGTCGCGCAGGGCATCGGCTTCACCCTGCTGCCCGACTTCACCGTGATGGGCCACCCGCTCGAGCAGAGCGGGATGATCACCTACCGCGCGATCGACGGCGAGCCGCCCACCGTGACCCTGGTGGCCTGCACCCGTCGCGGGGTCCCCCAGCCCGAGGTCGTCCGCGGCCTCCACGCCGCGCTGGTGCGCCGCGCCCGGGACTACACGCGGTACGCCGCACCCGCCTGA
- a CDS encoding PQQ-binding-like beta-propeller repeat protein has product MLLLRVAASGIAAVLALSLGTAPRAAADPDPGLPGLPGLPALPAVPGLPIPSLPTDLLAPRFTGAAVTPQPLPAPPVPQNPYLAPNGRSSMHNDPYSTDAYAGSGPTGRNLQVRTASYGIRECATIAFDSRDRIVGLCGGLEGFTMMVIDPVTLRAISQLQLSARDLSKAANPFTDICGGTYFFLDGQDRAYATTTDSSIAEVAVGADGTLTRGRTWPLAAHLGADDCLVATGVDWDGRVWWFSQQGTVGTLDRATGAVRALQLPAGEGIFNSVSTDETGGVYFVSTHQTYRLDAAADGTPAITWAIPYDRGTRTKPGMLSQGSGTSPTLIGERWIAIADNAEPQSHVLVYDRRTGVADREHCSIPVLQSGASTTENSLVAAGESLIIENNYGYSSVLSTTLGKTTTPGVSRVMIDPDGCHVAWTNPTVAPSSVPKASLGNGLVYVYSKPGGNLVDPWYVTAIDIRTGQTRWSRLTGTGIQWNNHYASIYLGPDGALYIATIVGLVRLTDG; this is encoded by the coding sequence ATGCTCCTGCTCCGCGTCGCGGCCTCGGGGATCGCCGCCGTCCTCGCCCTGTCGCTCGGCACCGCGCCCCGCGCGGCGGCCGACCCCGATCCCGGCCTGCCCGGGCTGCCCGGGCTCCCGGCGCTGCCGGCCGTCCCGGGGCTGCCGATCCCGTCGCTGCCCACCGACCTGCTCGCGCCGCGGTTCACCGGCGCGGCGGTCACCCCGCAGCCGCTCCCGGCGCCACCGGTCCCGCAGAACCCGTACCTCGCGCCGAACGGGCGCAGCAGCATGCACAACGACCCCTACAGCACCGACGCGTACGCCGGGTCCGGGCCGACCGGGCGCAACCTGCAGGTGCGCACCGCGTCGTACGGGATCCGGGAGTGCGCCACGATCGCGTTCGACTCCCGCGACCGGATCGTCGGGCTGTGCGGCGGGCTGGAGGGCTTCACCATGATGGTGATCGACCCGGTCACGCTGCGCGCGATCTCGCAGCTGCAGCTCTCCGCGCGCGACCTCAGCAAGGCCGCGAACCCGTTCACCGACATCTGCGGCGGCACGTACTTCTTCCTCGACGGCCAGGACCGCGCGTACGCCACGACGACCGACTCCTCGATCGCCGAGGTGGCGGTCGGCGCGGACGGGACGCTGACCCGCGGCCGGACCTGGCCGCTCGCCGCCCACCTCGGCGCCGACGACTGCCTCGTCGCGACCGGCGTCGACTGGGACGGCCGGGTCTGGTGGTTCAGCCAGCAGGGCACGGTCGGGACGCTCGACCGCGCCACGGGCGCGGTGCGGGCGCTGCAGCTGCCGGCGGGCGAGGGGATCTTCAACTCCGTCTCCACCGACGAGACCGGCGGCGTCTACTTCGTCTCCACCCACCAGACCTACCGCCTCGACGCCGCCGCCGACGGCACGCCGGCCATCACCTGGGCGATCCCCTACGACCGCGGCACCCGCACGAAGCCGGGCATGCTCTCCCAGGGATCCGGTACGTCGCCCACGCTGATCGGCGAGCGCTGGATCGCGATCGCCGACAACGCCGAGCCGCAGAGCCACGTCCTCGTCTACGACCGCCGCACGGGGGTCGCCGACCGCGAGCACTGCTCGATCCCCGTGCTGCAGAGCGGTGCCAGCACGACCGAGAACAGCCTGGTGGCCGCGGGCGAGTCGCTGATCATCGAGAACAACTACGGGTACTCCAGCGTGCTCTCCACGACCCTCGGCAAGACCACCACCCCCGGCGTCTCCCGGGTGATGATCGACCCGGACGGCTGCCACGTCGCCTGGACCAACCCGACCGTCGCGCCGTCGTCGGTCCCGAAGGCCTCCCTCGGCAACGGCCTCGTCTACGTCTACTCCAAGCCCGGCGGCAACCTGGTCGACCCGTGGTACGTCACCGCCATCGACATCCGCACCGGCCAGACCCGCTGGAGCCGCCTCACCGGCACCGGCATCCAGTGGAACAACCACTACGCCTCGATCTACCTCGGTCCGGACGGCGCCCTCTACATCGCCACCATCGTGGGGTTGGTCCGGCTCACGGACGGCTAG
- a CDS encoding protein kinase domain-containing protein: MPTPPRSGTPAPGDELGPYRIVRWLGRGGMGTVYEAVDTVLGRRVALKLIAEPHAGDPGFRAGFVREARLQASLDSPHVVQVFAHGEIDGRLYIAGQLVPDGDLGTAVRRHGPLPARDAAELVAQVADGLAEAHRVGLVHRDIKASNVLLRRRGTHTVAYLGDFGIAAAVGGDGIADDVRALVRLLRAVLAGPPGSALEQVLRDPPASAAALRDALRDALRDDLRAAATRPSRRRAAGTGAAAAVLALLAGAAVLVPDRPPVAGRGSRTPRPPSSAASSGTPASIRPPRAAPPVRWSPPAGPAGCATCPSTTCSRPPPAACGDPDLVSCQADSPPYSAALARTSRRWPRSTDDPVCPRTAALRCTHHDHRLCQRSNLTGH; this comes from the coding sequence ATGCCGACCCCGCCCCGCTCCGGTACGCCGGCGCCCGGCGACGAGCTCGGGCCGTACCGCATCGTGCGCTGGCTGGGCCGGGGCGGGATGGGGACGGTCTACGAGGCGGTCGACACCGTGCTGGGCCGCCGCGTCGCGCTCAAGCTGATCGCGGAGCCCCACGCCGGCGATCCCGGCTTCCGGGCCGGGTTCGTCCGCGAGGCCCGGCTGCAGGCGTCGCTGGACTCGCCGCACGTCGTCCAGGTCTTCGCGCACGGCGAGATCGACGGACGGCTCTACATCGCCGGCCAGCTGGTGCCCGACGGCGATCTCGGCACCGCGGTACGCCGGCACGGCCCGCTGCCCGCCCGCGATGCGGCCGAGCTCGTCGCCCAGGTCGCCGACGGGCTGGCCGAGGCGCACCGCGTGGGCCTGGTCCATCGCGACATCAAGGCGTCCAACGTGCTGCTGCGCCGCCGCGGCACCCACACGGTCGCCTACCTCGGGGACTTCGGCATCGCCGCCGCGGTCGGCGGCGACGGGATCGCGGACGACGTCCGGGCGCTGGTCCGCCTGCTCCGAGCCGTCCTCGCCGGTCCTCCCGGCAGCGCGCTCGAGCAGGTGCTGCGCGACCCGCCGGCCTCGGCGGCGGCCCTCCGCGACGCCCTCCGCGACGCTCTCCGCGACGACCTGCGGGCGGCCGCGACCAGGCCGTCCCGACGCCGGGCGGCGGGGACCGGAGCGGCCGCCGCCGTCCTGGCGCTGCTCGCCGGAGCGGCCGTCCTGGTCCCCGACCGCCCACCGGTGGCGGGCCGGGGGAGCCGGACGCCGCGGCCGCCCTCGTCCGCAGCCTCGAGCGGGACGCCGGCCTCGATCCGGCCACCGCGCGCTGCACCGCCCGTTCGCTGGTCGCCGCCCGCGGGGCCGGCCGGCTGCGCGACGTGCCCGTCGACGACGTGCTCGCGGCCGCCGCCGGCTGCCTGTGGCGACCCCGATCTAGTGTCCTGTCAGGCTGATTCGCCGCCATATTCGGCGGCCCTGGCACGCACCTCGCGGCGTTGGCCGCGCTCGACAGACGACCCGGTATGCCCTCGCACGGCCGCCTTGCGATGCACGCACCATGACCACCGACTATGTCAGCGCTCCAACCTGACAGGACACTAG
- a CDS encoding IS110 family transposase encodes MKSASTTPNNTTGRKLPDQLPEELPGELPGELPEELPEELPEELPEELPEEPVNSVTAGVDWASEDHAVSIVNDRGLEIARKSVDHTSPGLRALVKFLGQHGVGEVAIERGDGPVVDALLEADMTVVVISPNRLKNLRSRYGSAGNKDDRFDAYVLADTLRTDRTRLRPLTHNSEATKTLRATVRARRELVKHRVALCNQLRAHLQAAFPGAVGLFSDLDSQISLKFLARFDCQERADWLSVKRLAAWLGSVGYCGRKDPADLFAHLQNAPRGPVGPDGAARAHVTRAMLSVLTEIVEQIATLEAQIAEQLALHADAHIFQSLPRGGTVRAARLLAEIGDVRGRFPDAASLACLAGVAPSTRQSGKHKAVTYRWAVNKELRDAVCDFAGDSRRANPWAAKIYNDAIARGKDHPHATRILARAWLGVIWRCWQDGTTYQPDQHNALQAVLAA; translated from the coding sequence GTGAAGTCTGCCAGCACCACCCCGAACAACACCACAGGTAGGAAACTGCCCGACCAGCTGCCTGAGGAGCTGCCTGGGGAGCTGCCTGGGGAGCTGCCTGAGGAGCTGCCTGAGGAGCTGCCTGAGGAGCTGCCTGAGGAGCTGCCTGAGGAGCCCGTCAACAGTGTCACCGCCGGTGTGGACTGGGCCAGCGAGGACCACGCGGTCAGCATCGTCAACGACCGTGGCCTCGAGATCGCCCGCAAGAGCGTCGATCACACCAGCCCCGGACTCCGCGCCCTGGTGAAGTTCCTGGGCCAGCACGGCGTGGGCGAGGTCGCCATCGAGCGCGGCGACGGACCGGTCGTCGACGCCCTGCTCGAGGCGGACATGACCGTGGTCGTGATCAGCCCGAACCGGCTCAAGAACCTGCGCAGCCGCTACGGCTCGGCCGGCAACAAGGACGACCGGTTCGACGCCTACGTCCTGGCCGACACCCTGCGCACCGACCGGACCCGGCTCCGCCCGCTCACCCACAACAGCGAGGCCACCAAGACCCTGCGCGCCACCGTCCGCGCCCGCCGCGAACTGGTCAAGCACCGCGTCGCGCTGTGCAACCAGCTCCGCGCGCACCTGCAGGCCGCGTTCCCCGGCGCGGTCGGGCTCTTCAGTGACTTGGACTCCCAGATCAGCCTGAAGTTCCTGGCCCGCTTCGACTGCCAGGAGCGAGCCGACTGGCTCAGCGTGAAGCGACTGGCTGCCTGGCTTGGCAGTGTCGGCTACTGCGGCCGCAAGGACCCCGCCGACCTGTTCGCGCACCTGCAGAATGCGCCCCGCGGACCGGTCGGTCCCGACGGCGCGGCCCGCGCCCACGTCACCCGCGCCATGCTGAGCGTCCTGACCGAGATCGTCGAGCAGATCGCCACTCTGGAAGCCCAGATCGCCGAACAACTCGCCCTGCACGCCGACGCCCACATCTTCCAGTCCCTGCCCCGTGGCGGCACCGTTCGCGCCGCGCGACTGCTCGCCGAAATCGGCGACGTCCGCGGCCGCTTCCCCGACGCCGCGTCCCTGGCCTGTCTGGCCGGCGTCGCGCCCTCGACCCGCCAGTCCGGCAAGCACAAGGCCGTCACCTACAGGTGGGCGGTCAACAAGGAGCTCCGCGACGCGGTCTGCGACTTCGCCGGCGACTCCCGACGCGCCAACCCCTGGGCCGCGAAGATCTACAACGACGCCATCGCCCGCGGCAAGGACCATCCCCACGCCACCCGCATCCTGGCCCGCGCCTGGCTCGGCGTCATCTGGCGCTGCTGGCAAGACGGCACCACCTACCAGCCCGACCAACACAACGCGCTCCAAGCCGTTCTCGCGGCCTGA
- a CDS encoding dihydrolipoamide acetyltransferase family protein, whose amino-acid sequence MTNEFKLPDVGEGLTEAEIVAWRVKVGDVIAVNDVIVEIETAKSIVELPSPYGGEVLALLVAEGATVEVGTPIIQIGEPGAATAPAPAASGPVVIDTNVPPEGNATLVGYGPKQRALKRRARKDDPAPAAGSAPAPAPAPEEAGRPIRALAKPLVRRLARDLGVDLAALVPTGPRGTVSKEDVLAAAQPGSAAGGAARPASAVPVAADPAGRETREPVKGVRKQMAGAMVASAFSAPHAAEWVTIDATATVELVARLKERRELEGVKVSPLLVVARACLLALRRTPLVNSAWDEAAQEVVVKHYVNLGIAAATPRGLIVPNVKDAHALSLVELARALEALTATAREGRTQPADLAGGSFTITNVGVFGIDGGMPIINPGESAILCLGAIKPQPWVVGDQVVPRQVMTLALSFDHRHIDGATASQFLADVADLVGDPATALLY is encoded by the coding sequence ATGACGAACGAGTTCAAGCTCCCCGACGTCGGCGAGGGCCTCACCGAGGCCGAGATCGTGGCCTGGCGGGTCAAGGTCGGCGACGTGATCGCCGTCAACGACGTCATCGTCGAGATCGAGACCGCCAAGTCCATCGTCGAGCTGCCCTCGCCCTACGGCGGGGAGGTGCTGGCGCTGCTCGTCGCCGAGGGCGCCACGGTCGAGGTCGGTACGCCGATCATCCAGATCGGCGAGCCCGGCGCCGCCACCGCCCCGGCCCCGGCCGCGTCCGGACCGGTCGTGATCGACACCAACGTGCCGCCGGAGGGGAACGCCACCCTGGTCGGCTACGGGCCCAAGCAGCGGGCGCTCAAGCGGCGGGCCCGCAAGGACGACCCCGCCCCCGCTGCCGGCTCGGCCCCCGCCCCGGCTCCGGCTCCGGAGGAGGCGGGGCGCCCGATCCGGGCGCTGGCCAAGCCCCTGGTCCGGCGGCTGGCCCGCGACCTCGGGGTCGACCTCGCCGCGCTGGTCCCCACCGGCCCGCGGGGGACGGTCAGCAAGGAGGACGTGCTCGCCGCGGCCCAGCCCGGCTCGGCCGCGGGCGGCGCCGCGCGTCCGGCGTCCGCCGTACCCGTCGCCGCCGACCCCGCCGGCCGCGAGACCCGCGAGCCGGTGAAGGGCGTGCGCAAGCAGATGGCCGGCGCGATGGTGGCCTCCGCCTTCTCCGCGCCCCACGCCGCCGAGTGGGTGACCATCGACGCGACCGCGACCGTCGAGCTGGTGGCCCGGCTCAAGGAGCGCCGCGAGCTCGAGGGGGTCAAGGTGAGCCCGCTGCTGGTGGTCGCCCGGGCCTGCCTGCTCGCGCTGCGTCGTACCCCGTTGGTCAACTCGGCCTGGGACGAGGCCGCCCAGGAGGTCGTGGTCAAGCACTACGTCAACCTCGGCATCGCCGCCGCCACCCCGCGCGGGCTGATCGTCCCCAACGTCAAGGACGCCCACGCGCTCTCGCTCGTCGAGCTCGCCCGGGCGCTCGAGGCGCTGACCGCCACCGCCCGCGAGGGCCGCACCCAGCCGGCCGACCTGGCCGGCGGGTCGTTCACGATCACCAACGTGGGCGTGTTCGGGATCGACGGCGGCATGCCGATCATCAACCCCGGCGAGTCCGCGATCCTCTGCCTCGGCGCGATCAAGCCGCAGCCGTGGGTCGTCGGCGACCAGGTCGTGCCCCGCCAGGTGATGACCCTCGCGCTGTCCTTCGACCACCGGCACATCGACGGCGCCACCGCCTCGCAGTTCCTCGCCGACGTCGCCGACCTGGTGGGCGATCCCGCGACGGCCCTGCTGTACTGA